Proteins from a single region of Enoplosus armatus isolate fEnoArm2 chromosome 6, fEnoArm2.hap1, whole genome shotgun sequence:
- the snx1a gene encoding sorting nexin-1a isoform X2 encodes MATSSERSPPPFPDSEDQDVLDSEEVGGRDSDEDDGDDLFMSASNPPLTDMDPTLPPASQPSEVLMKPPSDTMNDPVTEPFSSQTGSKPESEVVSDPSDDFVDLTNNVTDSPDEPAAAESAVTEAAKDTTEIPLDEPSDDFVDIFGSETEALREEVVVADVTVEAAVGKSEVTSGVADPPADGKTGSDAEQEAKETSADSIIDLSGDLSASDTQQPPGIDKIVDPLVDLLSDAPPAVADAKKPSRATIDLFEDEGSDLFTEPRQTKSAKQLQKSLFGETDEDLFSEPLGATTKKTISKEQKDKSVTTKAAEPADIFTEEAVTTVPSIRNTSTVSSKTNGVHSEEETDIFAEATVELSLDSPQNERKKDATAKPSASAPPVAAAASLVQPQSASLEELEEEEEEEQEDTFEIVVSVKDPEKIGDGMNAYMAYKVTTQTTLPMFRNKTFTVRRRFSDFLGLYEKLSEKHGPNGFIVPPPPEKSILGMTKVKVGKEDSSSADFVERRRGSLERYLQRVVNHPSLLQDPDVREFLEREELPRAVSTQALSGAGFLKMINKATDAVSKMTIKMNESDVWFEEKLQEVESADQQFRKLHVLVESLVIHRKELSLNTASFAKSTAMLGSAEDNTALSRALSQLAEVEDKMEQLHQDQAANDTFSFAEVIADYIRLLGAVRGSFDHRMKAWQRWQDAQAALQKKRETEAKLLWANKPDKLQLAKEEIAEWEAKVTQYEREFDRVSATVRKEVVRFEKEKAKNFKRQIIKYLESLLQSQQQLIKYWEAFLPEAKAIA; translated from the exons ATGGCGACCAGCTCGGAGCGCAGTCCTCCTCCGTTCCCCGACTCCGAGGACCAAGATGTGCTGGACTCCGAAGAAGTCGGAGGCCGAGACAGTGATGAAGACGACGGGGACGACCTCTTCATGAGCGCA AGCAACCCTCCACTGACCGACATGGACCCCACACTGCCACCTGCCAGTCAACCCAGTGAGGTTTTAATGAAGCCTCCCAGTGACACCATGAATGATCCCGTCACGGAGCCCTTCAGCAGCCAAACAGGAAGCAAACCCGAGAGTGAAGTTGTTAGCGATCCCTCGGATGATTTTGTCGACCTAACAAACAACGTAACCGACTCTCCTGACGAACCGGCCGCAGCAGAAAGTGCCGTTACAGAAGCAGCAAAAGACACCACTGAGATCCCTTTAGATGAACCCTCAGATGATTTTGTTGACATATTTGGAAGTGAAACTGAAGCGCTGCGAGAGGAAGTGGTGGTGGCAGATGTTACAGTTGAAGCTGCAGTGGGTAAAAGCGAAGTGACCAGTGGTGTTGCAGATCCACCTGCTGATgggaaaacaggaagtgatgctgAACAGGAAGCAAAAGAAACTTCTGCTGATTCAATCATCGATCTCAGTGGTGATTTGTCAGCCAGTGACACACAACAGCCACCTGGCATTGACAAAATTGTTGACCCTTTGGTTGACCTCCTTAGTGATGCTCCACCCGCTGTTGCTGATGCCAAAAAACCCAGCCGGGCAACAATCGATCTGTTTGAAGATGAGGGAAGCGACTTGTTCACAGAACCTCGGCAGACTAAATCGGCCAAGCAGCTACAGAAAAGCCTCTTCGGTGAGACTGACGAGGATCTGTTCAGTGAGCCGCTGGGTGCCACCACAAAGAAAACCATCAGCAAAGAGCAGAAAGACAAATCTGTCACAACCAAAGCTGCCG AACCTGCTGATATCTTCACAGAGGAAGCCGTCACCACAGTGCCCAGCATCAGAAACACCAGCACCGTCAGCTCCAAGACTAATGGAGTCCACTCTGAAGAGGAGACCGATATATTTGCTG AAGCCACAGTGGAGCTTTCTCTCGACAGTCCGCAGAACGAGAGAAAGAAGGATGCGACGGCCAAACCGTCTGCGTCCGCCCCCCCTGTGGCAGCAGCTGCCAGTCTGGTCCAGCCGCAGTCTGCTTCCCTGGAGGAG ttggaagaagaggaagaggaagagcaggaagacacatttgaaattgttgtttctgtcaaaGACCCTGAAAAAATAG ggGACGGGATGAACGCCTACATGGCCTACAAAGTAACCACACAG ACCACACTGCCCATGTTCCGCAACAAGACCTTCACAGTGAGGCGACGCTTCAGCGACTTCCTCGGCCTCTACGAGAAGCTTTCTGAAAAACATGGACCAAATGGATTCATCGTGCCTCCGCCACCAGAGAAGAGCATCCTGG GTATGACAAAGGTAAAGGTGGGAAAGGAAGATTCCTCATCTGCAGACTTTGTTGAGAGAAGAAGAGGCTCTTTGGAGAG GTATCTCCAGCGGGTGGTAAACCACCCATCACTTCTCCAAGATCCCGACGTCAGAGAGTTcctggagagagaagaa ttgCCCAGAGCAGTGAGCACTCAGGCTCTGAGCGGCGCCGGCTTcctgaaaatgatcaacaaaGCAACAGACGCTGTCAGTAAAATGACCATCAAGATGAATGAGTCGGACGTG tggtttgaggagaagctgcaggaggtggagtCTGCAGACCAGCAGTTCAGGAAGCTCCATGTCCTGGTCGAGTCTCTGGTCATCCACAGGAAAG AGCTGTCGTTAAATACAGCAAGCTTTGCCAAAAGCACGGCCATGCTGGGCAGCGCGGAGGACAACACCGCTCTGTCCCGAGCTCTGTCTCAGCtggcagaggtggaggacaaGATGGAGCAGTTACACCAGGACCAGGCTGCTAACGACACCTTCAGCTTTGCCGAAGTCATCGCAGATTATATCCGCCTGCTTGGAGCCGTGAGG GGGTCGTTTGATCACCGGATGAAGGCGTGGCAGCGCTGGCAGGACGCTCAGGCCGcgctgcagaagaagagggagactGAGGCCAAACTGCTGTGGGCCAACAAGCCGGACAAACTGCAGCTGGCCAAAGAGGAGATCGCTGAG TGGGAGGCCAAAGTGACGCAGTATGAGAGAGAGTTTGACCGAGTTTCTGCCACCGTGCGCAAGGAAGTCGTGCGCTTTGAG aaagaaaaggccAAGAATTTCAAAAGACAGATAATTAAGTACTTGGAGTCTCTGCTTCAGTCTCAGCAGCAG ctgATAAAATACTGGGAGGCTTTCTTACCAGAAGCAAAAGCAATCGCCTAA
- the snx1a gene encoding sorting nexin-1a isoform X1 gives MATSSERSPPPFPDSEDQDVLDSEEVGGRDSDEDDGDDLFMSASNPPLTDMDPTLPPASQPSEVLMKPPSDTMNDPVTEPFSSQTGSKPESEVVSDPSDDFVDLTNNVTDSPDEPAAAESAVTEAAKDTTEIPLDEPSDDFVDIFGSETEALREEVVVADVTVEAAVGKSEVTSGVADPPADGKTGSDAEQEAKETSADSIIDLSGDLSASDTQQPPGIDKIVDPLVDLLSDAPPAVADAKKPSRATIDLFEDEGSDLFTEPRQTKSAKQLQKSLFGETDEDLFSEPLGATTKKTISKEQKDKSVTTKAAGDGGNIGGPLQDSSPAEPADIFTEEAVTTVPSIRNTSTVSSKTNGVHSEEETDIFAEATVELSLDSPQNERKKDATAKPSASAPPVAAAASLVQPQSASLEELEEEEEEEQEDTFEIVVSVKDPEKIGDGMNAYMAYKVTTQTTLPMFRNKTFTVRRRFSDFLGLYEKLSEKHGPNGFIVPPPPEKSILGMTKVKVGKEDSSSADFVERRRGSLERYLQRVVNHPSLLQDPDVREFLEREELPRAVSTQALSGAGFLKMINKATDAVSKMTIKMNESDVWFEEKLQEVESADQQFRKLHVLVESLVIHRKELSLNTASFAKSTAMLGSAEDNTALSRALSQLAEVEDKMEQLHQDQAANDTFSFAEVIADYIRLLGAVRGSFDHRMKAWQRWQDAQAALQKKRETEAKLLWANKPDKLQLAKEEIAEWEAKVTQYEREFDRVSATVRKEVVRFEKEKAKNFKRQIIKYLESLLQSQQQLIKYWEAFLPEAKAIA, from the exons ATGGCGACCAGCTCGGAGCGCAGTCCTCCTCCGTTCCCCGACTCCGAGGACCAAGATGTGCTGGACTCCGAAGAAGTCGGAGGCCGAGACAGTGATGAAGACGACGGGGACGACCTCTTCATGAGCGCA AGCAACCCTCCACTGACCGACATGGACCCCACACTGCCACCTGCCAGTCAACCCAGTGAGGTTTTAATGAAGCCTCCCAGTGACACCATGAATGATCCCGTCACGGAGCCCTTCAGCAGCCAAACAGGAAGCAAACCCGAGAGTGAAGTTGTTAGCGATCCCTCGGATGATTTTGTCGACCTAACAAACAACGTAACCGACTCTCCTGACGAACCGGCCGCAGCAGAAAGTGCCGTTACAGAAGCAGCAAAAGACACCACTGAGATCCCTTTAGATGAACCCTCAGATGATTTTGTTGACATATTTGGAAGTGAAACTGAAGCGCTGCGAGAGGAAGTGGTGGTGGCAGATGTTACAGTTGAAGCTGCAGTGGGTAAAAGCGAAGTGACCAGTGGTGTTGCAGATCCACCTGCTGATgggaaaacaggaagtgatgctgAACAGGAAGCAAAAGAAACTTCTGCTGATTCAATCATCGATCTCAGTGGTGATTTGTCAGCCAGTGACACACAACAGCCACCTGGCATTGACAAAATTGTTGACCCTTTGGTTGACCTCCTTAGTGATGCTCCACCCGCTGTTGCTGATGCCAAAAAACCCAGCCGGGCAACAATCGATCTGTTTGAAGATGAGGGAAGCGACTTGTTCACAGAACCTCGGCAGACTAAATCGGCCAAGCAGCTACAGAAAAGCCTCTTCGGTGAGACTGACGAGGATCTGTTCAGTGAGCCGCTGGGTGCCACCACAAAGAAAACCATCAGCAAAGAGCAGAAAGACAAATCTGTCACAACCAAAGCTGCCGGTGATGGTGGCAACATAGGTGGGCCTCTGCAAGACAGCAGTCCTGCAGAACCTGCTGATATCTTCACAGAGGAAGCCGTCACCACAGTGCCCAGCATCAGAAACACCAGCACCGTCAGCTCCAAGACTAATGGAGTCCACTCTGAAGAGGAGACCGATATATTTGCTG AAGCCACAGTGGAGCTTTCTCTCGACAGTCCGCAGAACGAGAGAAAGAAGGATGCGACGGCCAAACCGTCTGCGTCCGCCCCCCCTGTGGCAGCAGCTGCCAGTCTGGTCCAGCCGCAGTCTGCTTCCCTGGAGGAG ttggaagaagaggaagaggaagagcaggaagacacatttgaaattgttgtttctgtcaaaGACCCTGAAAAAATAG ggGACGGGATGAACGCCTACATGGCCTACAAAGTAACCACACAG ACCACACTGCCCATGTTCCGCAACAAGACCTTCACAGTGAGGCGACGCTTCAGCGACTTCCTCGGCCTCTACGAGAAGCTTTCTGAAAAACATGGACCAAATGGATTCATCGTGCCTCCGCCACCAGAGAAGAGCATCCTGG GTATGACAAAGGTAAAGGTGGGAAAGGAAGATTCCTCATCTGCAGACTTTGTTGAGAGAAGAAGAGGCTCTTTGGAGAG GTATCTCCAGCGGGTGGTAAACCACCCATCACTTCTCCAAGATCCCGACGTCAGAGAGTTcctggagagagaagaa ttgCCCAGAGCAGTGAGCACTCAGGCTCTGAGCGGCGCCGGCTTcctgaaaatgatcaacaaaGCAACAGACGCTGTCAGTAAAATGACCATCAAGATGAATGAGTCGGACGTG tggtttgaggagaagctgcaggaggtggagtCTGCAGACCAGCAGTTCAGGAAGCTCCATGTCCTGGTCGAGTCTCTGGTCATCCACAGGAAAG AGCTGTCGTTAAATACAGCAAGCTTTGCCAAAAGCACGGCCATGCTGGGCAGCGCGGAGGACAACACCGCTCTGTCCCGAGCTCTGTCTCAGCtggcagaggtggaggacaaGATGGAGCAGTTACACCAGGACCAGGCTGCTAACGACACCTTCAGCTTTGCCGAAGTCATCGCAGATTATATCCGCCTGCTTGGAGCCGTGAGG GGGTCGTTTGATCACCGGATGAAGGCGTGGCAGCGCTGGCAGGACGCTCAGGCCGcgctgcagaagaagagggagactGAGGCCAAACTGCTGTGGGCCAACAAGCCGGACAAACTGCAGCTGGCCAAAGAGGAGATCGCTGAG TGGGAGGCCAAAGTGACGCAGTATGAGAGAGAGTTTGACCGAGTTTCTGCCACCGTGCGCAAGGAAGTCGTGCGCTTTGAG aaagaaaaggccAAGAATTTCAAAAGACAGATAATTAAGTACTTGGAGTCTCTGCTTCAGTCTCAGCAGCAG ctgATAAAATACTGGGAGGCTTTCTTACCAGAAGCAAAAGCAATCGCCTAA
- the sv2 gene encoding synaptic vesicle glycoprotein 2C isoform X2, producing the protein MSRHVRTGDAEAREPLLSGNYLEPHEPDSEEGDVIFDRSASNIRRDAPRRLTYEEAVEEAGMMVGGYMWGYLADRRGRRRVLVVSLTVNGLFGGLASVAPWFWLFLLLRFISGIGVGGSIPVIFSYFSEFMPRLRRGAMISALATFWMAGNILAAGLAWLVIPRSWARFSLGSLDFQSWRLFVALCSVPSLTSALLFRLLMPESPKFLMEAAREKEAIHVFRVMFELNMWGKGKDFPDFGLCTGSKQRGEPEETRTQGSCRERLACILKKGSLPVKQMFNAPLRSRSVVLLIVFFCISFGYYGLWMWFPELFERIEDGGSPCANVSIPSQLHNHSCYPVKTAVYMEGFIIAASNLPGNVFTILMMDSTGGKTLLSCSLLVSSLSVFLIYVVQTKAQSLALSCIFSGVSVIAWNALDVVGTELYPTQLRSSALGFFTGVGRVAAILGNIAFGKLVDTNCAVPVLLVSALLLTGGLVALLLPQTRQTELT; encoded by the exons ATGTCTCGTCACGTGCGTACCGGAGACGCGGAGGCGCGTGAGCCGCTTCTCTCCGGTAACTACCTGGAGCCACACGAGCCGGACTCAGAGGAAG GTGACGTCATTTTCGACAGGAGCGCATCAAACATCAGACGTGATGCACCGAGAAGATTAACGTATGAGGAAGCAGTAGAGGAAGCAG GAATGATGGTGGGCGGCTACATGTGGGGGTACTTGGCGGACCGGAGGGGGCGTCGCAGGGTCCTGGTCGTGTCCCTCACAGTCAACGGGCTGTTTGGGGGTCTGGCCAGCGTGGCTCCGTGGTTCTggctcttcctgctgctgcggTTCATCAGCGGCATCGG GGTCGGCGGGTCGATCCCTGTCATCTTCTCCTACTTCTCAGAGTTCATGCCCCGTCTGAGGAGAGGAGCGATGATCAGCGCTCTGGCCACCTTCTGGATGGCAGGAAACATCCTGGCTGCAG GTCTGGCCTGGTTGGTGATTCCGAGAAGCTGGGCACGCTTCTCTCTGGGATCTCTGGACTTTCAGAGCTGGAGGCTGTTTGTGGCGCTCTGCTCTGTTCCCAGCCTCACCTCAGCCCTCCTCTTCAGGCTGCTCATGCCTGAAAGCCCCAAGTTTCTCATGGAG GCTGCTCGGGAGAAGGAGGCGATCCACGTCTTCAGAGTGATGTTTGAGCTGAACATGTGGGGAAAAGGAAAGGACTTCCCG GACTTTGGTCTGTGTACCGGCTCCAAGCAAAGAGGGGAACCAGAGGAGACCAGAACTCAGGGTtcatgcagagagagactggCCTGTATTTTGAAAAAG GGCTCGCTGCCTGttaaacagatgtttaatgCTCCGCTCAGGTCCAGGAGCGTCGTCCTGCTCATCGTCTTCTTCTGCATCTCCTTCGG TTACTACGGGCTGTGGATGTGGTTCCCGGAGCTGTTTGAGAGAATAGAGGACGGCGGCTCGCCGTGTGCCAACGTGTCCATCCCGTCTCAACTccacaaccacagctgctaccCGGTGaagacagcag TTTACATGGAGGGCTTCATCATCGCTGCGTCCAACTTGCCGGGAAACGTCTTCACCATTCTGATGATGGACAGCACGGGAGGAAAGACTCTGCTGT CGTGCAGCCTGCTGGTGTCCAGTCTGAGTGTCTTCCTCATCTATGTGGTCCAGACCAAAGCCCAGAGTCTGGCCCTGTCCTGCATCTTCAGCGGCGTGTCTGTGATCGCCTGGAACGCCCTGGACGTGGTGGGGACCGAGCTCTACCCGACCCAGCTCCG gTCCTCTGCTCTCGGCTTCTTCACAGGAGTGGGCCGAGTGGCGGCCATCTTGGGCAACATAGCCTTTGGAAAGCTGGTGGACACAAACTGTGCCGTACCGGTCCTGCTGGTGTCGGCTCTGCTGCTGACTGGAGGACTGGTGGCTCTTCTGCTTCCACAAACCAGGCAGACTGAGCTCACCTGA
- the sv2 gene encoding synaptic vesicle glycoprotein 2C isoform X1 encodes MSRHVRTGDAEAREPLLSGNYLEPHEPDSEEGDVIFDRSASNIRRDAPRRLTYEEAVEEAGFGLFHWLLLVVCGWANASDAVEILCVSFLLPTARCDLLLSSSDMGLLTASIFLGMMVGGYMWGYLADRRGRRRVLVVSLTVNGLFGGLASVAPWFWLFLLLRFISGIGVGGSIPVIFSYFSEFMPRLRRGAMISALATFWMAGNILAAGLAWLVIPRSWARFSLGSLDFQSWRLFVALCSVPSLTSALLFRLLMPESPKFLMEAAREKEAIHVFRVMFELNMWGKGKDFPDFGLCTGSKQRGEPEETRTQGSCRERLACILKKGSLPVKQMFNAPLRSRSVVLLIVFFCISFGYYGLWMWFPELFERIEDGGSPCANVSIPSQLHNHSCYPVKTAVYMEGFIIAASNLPGNVFTILMMDSTGGKTLLSCSLLVSSLSVFLIYVVQTKAQSLALSCIFSGVSVIAWNALDVVGTELYPTQLRSSALGFFTGVGRVAAILGNIAFGKLVDTNCAVPVLLVSALLLTGGLVALLLPQTRQTELT; translated from the exons ATGTCTCGTCACGTGCGTACCGGAGACGCGGAGGCGCGTGAGCCGCTTCTCTCCGGTAACTACCTGGAGCCACACGAGCCGGACTCAGAGGAAG GTGACGTCATTTTCGACAGGAGCGCATCAAACATCAGACGTGATGCACCGAGAAGATTAACGTATGAGGAAGCAGTAGAGGAAGCAG GCTTTGGTTTGTTCCACTGGCTGCTGTTGGTGGTGTGTGGTTGGGCCAATGCCAGCGATGCCGTGGAgattctctgtgtgtcttttctgcTGCCGACGGCGCGCTGCGATCTGCTGCTGAGCTCCTCGGACATGGGCCTGCTGACTGCCAGCATTTTCCTCG GAATGATGGTGGGCGGCTACATGTGGGGGTACTTGGCGGACCGGAGGGGGCGTCGCAGGGTCCTGGTCGTGTCCCTCACAGTCAACGGGCTGTTTGGGGGTCTGGCCAGCGTGGCTCCGTGGTTCTggctcttcctgctgctgcggTTCATCAGCGGCATCGG GGTCGGCGGGTCGATCCCTGTCATCTTCTCCTACTTCTCAGAGTTCATGCCCCGTCTGAGGAGAGGAGCGATGATCAGCGCTCTGGCCACCTTCTGGATGGCAGGAAACATCCTGGCTGCAG GTCTGGCCTGGTTGGTGATTCCGAGAAGCTGGGCACGCTTCTCTCTGGGATCTCTGGACTTTCAGAGCTGGAGGCTGTTTGTGGCGCTCTGCTCTGTTCCCAGCCTCACCTCAGCCCTCCTCTTCAGGCTGCTCATGCCTGAAAGCCCCAAGTTTCTCATGGAG GCTGCTCGGGAGAAGGAGGCGATCCACGTCTTCAGAGTGATGTTTGAGCTGAACATGTGGGGAAAAGGAAAGGACTTCCCG GACTTTGGTCTGTGTACCGGCTCCAAGCAAAGAGGGGAACCAGAGGAGACCAGAACTCAGGGTtcatgcagagagagactggCCTGTATTTTGAAAAAG GGCTCGCTGCCTGttaaacagatgtttaatgCTCCGCTCAGGTCCAGGAGCGTCGTCCTGCTCATCGTCTTCTTCTGCATCTCCTTCGG TTACTACGGGCTGTGGATGTGGTTCCCGGAGCTGTTTGAGAGAATAGAGGACGGCGGCTCGCCGTGTGCCAACGTGTCCATCCCGTCTCAACTccacaaccacagctgctaccCGGTGaagacagcag TTTACATGGAGGGCTTCATCATCGCTGCGTCCAACTTGCCGGGAAACGTCTTCACCATTCTGATGATGGACAGCACGGGAGGAAAGACTCTGCTGT CGTGCAGCCTGCTGGTGTCCAGTCTGAGTGTCTTCCTCATCTATGTGGTCCAGACCAAAGCCCAGAGTCTGGCCCTGTCCTGCATCTTCAGCGGCGTGTCTGTGATCGCCTGGAACGCCCTGGACGTGGTGGGGACCGAGCTCTACCCGACCCAGCTCCG gTCCTCTGCTCTCGGCTTCTTCACAGGAGTGGGCCGAGTGGCGGCCATCTTGGGCAACATAGCCTTTGGAAAGCTGGTGGACACAAACTGTGCCGTACCGGTCCTGCTGGTGTCGGCTCTGCTGCTGACTGGAGGACTGGTGGCTCTTCTGCTTCCACAAACCAGGCAGACTGAGCTCACCTGA